The Arachis hypogaea cultivar Tifrunner chromosome 16, arahy.Tifrunner.gnm2.J5K5, whole genome shotgun sequence genome contains a region encoding:
- the LOC112758387 gene encoding hydrophobic protein LTI6A, translating to MAEGTATCIDILLAIILPPLGVFLKYGCHVEFWICLVLTLFGYLPGIIYAVYAITK from the exons ATGGCGGAAGGCACAGCCACCTGCATAGACATCCTCCTCGCCATCATCCTTCCTCCTCTTGGGGTCTTCCTCAAGTATGGCTGCCAT GTAGAGTTCTGGATCTGTTTGGTACTCACCCTTTTTGGATATCTCCCTGGAATTATTTATGCTGTCTATGCTATCACCAAGTGA
- the LOC112758110 gene encoding uncharacterized protein, with product MGRHSCCYKQKLRKGLWSPEEDEKLLNYITKHGHGCWSSVPKLAGLQRCGKSCRLRWINYLRPDLKRGAFSEQEEKLIIELHALLGNRWSQIAAQLPGRTDNEIKNLWNSCLKKKLRLRGIDPNTHQPLSSSHNNDNKQHHHQPSTTTDHPNSSSIDNNHPQQESSSLFLDTPTTTTTTTTTSSSHDIVGYLSFTNNNNNNIYGTTPTSLCFTPTSATTSSSSDLNSAMFTSLFPPQIMKPAATTTEPLNWESSSFIDSTSTIAWGQESTALEAAQKVDDINKWSEYLNSNINPFFLANNNTITLPSPSIYTTNDEIKPEAFINVDESNTIASWHQTTTGSASTHHQPPFQQPSDLYTKDLHTRFSLAFGQTM from the exons ATGGGAAGGCACTCTTGCTGCTACAAGCAGAAGCTTCGCAAGGGCCTTTGGTCTCCCGAGGAAGACGAGAAGCTCTTGAATTACATCACTAAGCATGGCCATGGATGTTGGAGCTCCGTTCCCAAACTAGCCG gTCTGCAAAGGTGCGGGAAGAGCTGCAGATTGAGGTGGATAAATTACCTGCGGCCAGATTTAAAGAGAGGAGCATTCTCTGAGCAGGAAGAGAAGTTGATAATTGAGCTGCATGCGCTTCTTGGTAACAGGTGGTCACAGATTGCTGCACAGTTACCTGGCAGAACTGACAATGAGATCAAGAATCTTTGGAATTCCTGCCTCAAGAAGAAGCTCAGGCTAAGAGGGATTGACCCTAACACTCACCAACCTCTCTCTTCATCCCACAACAACGACAACAAGCAGCACCATCATCAACCATCAACCACCACTGACCACCCAAATTCATCATCCATCGACAACAATCATCCTCAACAGGAATCATCATCACTCTTCCTAGATAcacctactactactactactactactactacttcttcttctcaTGATATCGTGGGCTACCTCTCCttcaccaacaacaacaacaacaacatctatGGAACAACACCAACCTCTCTTTGCTTCACACCAACCTCCGCCACTACTTCTTCATCTTCAGACCTCAATTCCGCTATGTTCACTTCACTTTTCCCACCACAGATCATGAAGCCTGCCGCTACAACCACTGAACCCCTCAATTGGGAAAGCAGCAGCTTCATTGATAGCACCAGCACCATAGCTTGGGGACAAGAATCCACTGCTCTAGAGGCGGCACAAAAAGTAGATGACATTAATAAGTGGTCTGAATATCTTAACAGCAACATCAACCCCTTCTTCCTCGCCAACAACAACACAATCACACTGCCTTCTCCTTCTATCTACACCACCAACGACGAGATCAAACCAGAAGCTTTCATAAATGTAGATGAATCCAATACCATCGCCTCCTGGCACCAAACCACCACCGGTAGCGCCTCAACCCACCACCAACCACCTTTTCAGCAGCCCTCAGATTTATACACCAAAGATCTCCACACTAGATTTTCACTGGCTTTTGGACAAACCATGTAA
- the LOC112757971 gene encoding transcription factor PIF3 codes for MMPLHELYRKAKEKLDCSKEINSTSAPDHSTAPESDFYELVWENGQISMQGQSSSRGRKIPTCKSLTSHCPKGLQHRDVVGYGNGTNNVNMMRMGKFGDSESGLNEIRMPAPSAEDEDVIHWLNYGMDESLPHDYGSDFIHELSGVTMHEIPPLNNLSLLDKRSNSNQVLRDSHKNYARHAFGSEQGILNKDFSVMARGEIEIPGPKPSTSQFCQPSSYQCQGSFASVRSKASEITENNGSNPAHQVPCGELTQIFPSASSGFSGLKLDKQDQVMCSSSSTIMNFSHFARPAAIVKANLQNIGLSSSRSDGIENKKKDASATASNPPESTKAGFSGERQKQSAVHELKVVEPSKADLKQLEPSKADLKQLEPKSLEVNATVLRQSDPARKEDVSKIYQSSNLLLCESTNKGEEAVVKNMEPAVASSSVCSGNGAERISGNPNQSLKRKRQETEDSECHSEDVEEESVDVKKAGPTRGVKRSRSAEVHNLSERRRRDRINEKMRALQDLIPNCNKVDKASMLDEAIEYLKTLQLQVQIMSMGAGLYMPTMMLPAGMQHMHPPMASFSPMGVGMQMGLGMGYGMGMPDMNGGPSRFPMVQVPQMHRTHPPAAPMPGPSALHGMGRSNPPVFGLPSQGLPIPTMPRAPMFSYQGEPVANSPALRPNACGTAGLTETENPASASNQKDPVPIMQNTNGCNSTSQTTKQCEAAAAGRAVDATKKDNLVTDKFD; via the exons ATGATGCCTCTGCATGAGTTGTACCGCAAGGCCAAGGAGAAGCTTGATTGTTCTAAAGAGATCAATAGCACAAGTGCACCTGATCATTCAACCGC ACCAGAGAGTGATTTCTATGAACTTGTTTGGGAAAATGGTCAGATTTCAATGCAGGGTCAGTCAAGTAGTAGAGGTAGAAAGATTCCAACTTGTAAGAGTTTAACATCTCATTGTCCCAAGGGTCTTCAACATAGGGATGTAGTGGGATATGGTAATGGTACAAATAATGTTAATATGATGAGGATGGGGAAGTTTGGGGATTCAGAAAGTGGACTCAATGAGATTAGAATGCCGGCTCCATCTGCTGAAGACGAAGACGTGATACATTGGTTGAATTATGGAATGGATGAATCTTTGCCACATGACTATGGTTCTGATTTCATACATGAACTCTCTGGGGTCACCATGCATGAAATCCCTCCCTTAAATAACCTCTCTTTGTTGGACAAAAGAAGCAATTCCAATCAGGTACTTAGGGACTCTCACAAGAACTATGCGCGCCATGCTTTTGGTTCAGAACAAGGGATCCTTAACAAGGACTTTTCGGTTATGGCTAGAGGAGAGATTGAGATCCCTGGACCCAAACCTAGCACAAGTCAATTTTGCCAACCATCATCATATCAATGTCAAGGATCATTTGCATCTGTTAGGTCCAAAGCATCAGAAATAACCGAGAATAATGGTAGTAACCCTGCTCATCAAGTACCTTGTGGGGAACTGACTCAGATTTTCCCATCTGCTTCAAGTGGTTTTTCTGGGTTAAAGTTGGATAAGCAAGATCAGGTTATGTGCAGCAGTAGTTCCACTATAATGAACTTCTCCCATTTTGCTAGACCTGCTGCTATTGTGAAAGCTAATCTTCAGAACATTGGGTTGTCTTCATCAAGATCAGATGGtattgaaaacaaaaagaaagatgcTTCTGCGACCGCAAGCAATCCTCCTGAATCAACAAAAGCTGGTTTTAGTGGCGAACGTCAGAAACAATCCGCTGTGCATGAGCTGAAGGTTGTAGAGCCTTCTAAGGCTGATTTGAAGCAATTGGAGCCCTCTAAGGCTGATTTGAAGCAATTGGAGCCAAAATCTCTTGAAGTGAATGCCACTGTTTTGAGGCAATCTGATCCTGCTCGAAAAGAAGACGTGTCAAAGATTTATCAAAGTTCCAATCTACTTCTTTGTGAAAGTACCAATAAAGGAGAGGAAGCTGTTGTAAAAAATATGGAGCCTGCAGTAGCCTCTTCATCCGTTTGCTCTGGCAATGGCGCAGAGAGAATTTCGGGCAACCCAAACCAAAGTTTGAAGCGAAAAAGACAAGAAACTGAGGACTCTGAGTGCCACAGTGAA GATGTTGAGGAAGAATCAGTGGATGTTAAAAAGGCAGGTCCAACACGAGGTGTTAAGAGAAGTCGTTCAGCCGAAGTACATAATCTATCTGAAAGG AGGCGAAGAGACAGGATCAATGAGAAGATGCGTGCATTGCAAGATCTCATACCAAACTGCAATAAG GTGGACAAAGCTTCAATGCTGGATGAGGCAATCGAGTATCTCAAAACACTTCAACTCCAAGTTCAA ATTATGTCAATGGGAGCTGGTTTGTATATGCCTACAATGATGTTACCTGCAGGAATGCAGCACATGCATCCACCGATGGCTTCCTTTTCTCCGATGGGCGTTGGCATGCAGATGGGGTTGGGAATGGGTTATGGAATGGGTATGCCTGACATGAATGGTGGACCTTCTAGATTCCCAATGGTTCAGGTGCCCCAAATGCACAGAACTCATCCTCCGGCTGCACCTATGCCTGGACCCTCTGCATTACATGGGATGGGAAGATCAAATCCTCCAGTGTTTGGCCTGCCTAGCCAGGGACTTCCAATTCCAACTATGCCGCGTGCTCCAATGTTTTCTTATCAGGGAGAGCCTGTTGCAAACTCACCAGCCTTACGACCAAATGCTTGTGGAACAGCAGGACTTACGGAAACTGAGAATCCAGCTTCAGCATCTAACCAAAAGGATCCAGTGCCAATTATGCAGAACACCAATGGTTGTAACTCGACGAGTCAGACTACGAAACAG TGTGAAGCAGCAGCAGCCGGCAGAGCTGTGGATGCCACGAAAAAAGATAACCTTGTGACTGATAAATTCGACTAG
- the LOC112757972 gene encoding pentatricopeptide repeat-containing protein At5g04780, mitochondrial-like gives MKLGFLLRQYVISRRSKFAVQFHEYHHSPDQLNSVINNASQFKNLKHATQIHTQIITANYASHPILFNNLLLLYAKCGSIHHSLLFFTSTPRASINVVTFTTLITYLSRFNNPFLAISYFNRMRCTGIYPNNYTFSAVLPACAHTNLVTHGQQLHALVYKHGFDTDTFVASALLDMYAKCGSMSLAQKVFDEMPHRNLVSWNSLIVGFLKNNLYNRAIGIFREVVRQASLPPDQVSFSGVFAACAAVVDMDFGKQLHGNGLKRGLLVLVYVKNSLMDMYNKCRLFDDAAKLFHADGERDVVTWNVMIMGCVHSEHFEEACSYFRAMKREGILPDEASYSSVLHACASIAALTQGTLIHNQILKLGHVKNACVSSSLVMMYGKCGNLFDAYRVFEETEHRNVVCWTAMIAVCHQHGCANEAIGLFEDMLKEGIVPEHITFVSVLSACSHTGQVEDGFRYFNSMTNVHNIEPGLEHYACMVDLLGRVGRLDEAWKFIESMPIKPDSSTWGALLGACGKYGNLEMGREVADKLFELEPDNPGNYVLLSNIYLRHGMLEKANEVRQLMGIKGVRKEIGCSWIDVKNKTFTFTVNDRSHSRTDEIYEMLQKLKELVKKRGYAAETQFATNSAEGSEEQSLWYHSEKLALAFGLLVLPAGSPVRIKKNLRTCGDCHTVMKFASEIFQREIIVRDINRFHRFTNGLCSCRDYW, from the coding sequence ATGAAACTTGGGTTTCTACTAAGACAGTATGTTATTAGCAGAAGAAGCAAATTTGCAGTGCAATTCCATGAATATCATCACTCACCGGATCAGCTCAATTCCGTCATCAACAATGCTTCCCAATTCAAGAACCTCAAACACGCCACGCAAATCCACACCCAAATCATCACAGCCAACTACGCCTCCCACCCTATACTCTTCAACAACCTCCTCCTCCTGTACGCCAAATGCGGTTCCATCCATCACTCCCTCCTCTTCTTTACCTCAACCCCACGCGCCTCCATCAACGTCGTCACTTTCACCACCCTCATCACCTACCTCTCGCGCTTCAACAACCCATTCCTTGCCATCTCCTACTTCAACCGCATGAGATGCACCGGCATTTATCCCAACAATTACACATTCTCTGCCGTCTTGCCCGCTTGCGCCCACACAAACCTTGTTACCCACGGTCAACAACTGCATGCTTTGGTTTATAAACATGGATTTGACACTGATACCTTTGTGGCTAGTGCCTTGCTTGACATGTACGCTAAGTGTGGCTCTATGTCTTTGGCACAGAAGGTGTTCGATGAAATGCCCCATAGAAACCTTGTCTCTTGGAACTCTTTGATTGTTGGGTTTTTGAAAAATAACTTGTATAATCGTGCTATTGGGATTTTTAGGGAGGTTGTCCGCCAGGCCTCGCTTCCTCCTGATCAGGTTAGCTTTTCGGGTGTGTTCGCTGCTTGTGCTGCTGTGGTTGACATGGATTTCGGCAAGCAGCTGCATGGGAATGGTTTGAAGCGTGGTTTACTTGTGTTGGTTTATGTGAAGAACTCGTTGATGGACATGTACAATAAATGCAGGTTGTTTGATGATGCGGCCAAGTTGTTCCATGCTGATGGAGAGAGAGATGTTGTTACCTGGAACGTAATGATCATGGGATGTGTACACAGTGAACACTTTGAGGAAGCTTGCAGCTATTTCAGGGCCATGAAGAGGGAAGGCATCTTGCCAGATGAAGCTTCGTATTCCTCTGTTCTTCATGCTTGTGCCAGCATTGCTGCTTTAACTCAAGGAACCTTGATCCACAACCAGATATTAAAGCTTGGGCATGTAAAAAATGCATGTGTATCGAGCTCACTGGTAATGATGTATGGCAAATGTGGGAACTTGTTTGATGCTTATCGGGTATTTGAAGAAACTGAGCATCGCAATGTGGTTTGTTGGACAGCTATGATAGCGGTTTGCCACCAACATGGCTGCGCAAATGAAGCAATTGGGTTATTTGAGGACATGCTCAAAGAGGGAATTGTGCCGGAGCACATCACTTTTGTTTCTGTGCTGTCAGCTTGCAGCCATACTGGACAGGTTGAAGATGGATTTAGGTACTTCAATTCCATGACTAACGTCCATAATATAGAACCTGGGCTTGAACATTATGCTTGCATGGTTGATCTGCTTGGTCGTGTTGGGAGGTTGGATGAAGCATGGAAGTTCATTGAATCAATGCCAATCAAGCCTGACTCATCAACTTGGGGGGCTTTGCTTGGAGCATGCGGAAAGTACGGCAATCTTGAAATGGGCAGGGAGGTTGCGGACAAGCTATTCGAGTTGGAACCAGATAATCCAGGAAACTATGTGCTTCTTTCTAATATCTATTTACGACATGGGATGTTGGAAAAAGCTAATGAGGTCAGGCAATTGATGGGGATCAAGGGGGTAAGGAAAGAGATTGGATGTAGCTGGATTGATGTTAAGAACAAGACCTTTACATTCACTGTGAATGATAGGTCACATTCAAGGACCGATGAGATCTATGAAATGTTACAGAAGCTAAAGGAATTGGTAAAGAAGAGAGGATATGCTGCTGAGACACAGTTTGCAACCAACAGTGCAGAAGGGTCTGAAGAGCAGAGTTTGTGGTATCACAGTGAGAAATTAGCTCTTGCATTTGGTCTTCTGGTCCTCCCAGCTGGATCTCCTGTAAGGATAAAGAAGAATTTGAGGACTTGTGGTGATTGTCATACTGTTATGAAGTTTGCTTCGGAGATTTTTCAGAGAGAGATTATCGTAAGAGATATCAATAGGTTTCATCGATTCACTAATGGCTTGTGCTCGTGTAGAGATTATTGGTGA